The proteins below come from a single Zea mays cultivar B73 chromosome 8, Zm-B73-REFERENCE-NAM-5.0, whole genome shotgun sequence genomic window:
- the LOC100285149 gene encoding ABA response element binding factor: MASEMSKNVKALDEQEVTSQHSRAQTSDAAEEQQQQQQAVDPLARQSSIMSLTLEELQNSLCEPGRNFGSMNMDEFMANIWNAEEFQAATAGCNKEGAEREPVPVATTTGTGENGGGGGSGRGLVRQGSFALPPPLSRKTVEEVWAEISQGPADFQASAAPQPVAQPQAASGGGVAASGRQATLGEMTLEDFLVKAGVVRGAFAGHGHGVGMVPAGPMGMQHNAAPPMMYQVAAAAAPPPGAVYPVMGDGMGYHGGGYPGGVAVVPPPPPSQCVAAAASPGSSDGMSAMTQAEMMNCIGNGGVVRNGGGGARKRDFPEDGCTEKTVERRQRRMIKNRESAARSRARKQAYTVELEAELNHLKEENERLRAEERTILLSKKKMLVEKMMEQARENVSAKKVGPGLRRWGSAMW, translated from the exons ATGGCGTCCGAGATGAGCAAAAACGTGAAGGCCCTCGACGAGCAGGAGGTCACCTCGCAGCACTCACGCGCCCAGACCAGCGACGCTGCCgaggagcagcagcagcaacagcaggcgGTGGACCCGCTGGCGCGGCAGTCGTCCATTATGTCGCTGACGCTGGAGGAGCTGCAGAACTCGCTGTGCGAGCCGGGCCGCAACTTCGGATCCATGAACATGGACGAGTTCATGGCCAACATATGGAACGCCGAGGAGTTCCAGGCCGCCACAGCCGGCTGCAACAAGGAGGGCGCGGAGCGTGAGCCGGTGCCCGTGGCGACGACGACGGGCACAGGTGAgaacggaggaggaggaggaagtgGGAGGGGACTGGTTCGGCAGGGTTCGTtcgcgctgccgccgccgctgtcccggaagacggtggagGAGGTCTGGGCCGAGATCAGCCAGGGCCCGGCGGACTTCCAGGCCAGCGCGGCGCCGCAGCCCGTGGCGCAGCCCCAGGCGGCGAGCGGCGGCGGCGTCGCGGCCAGCGGGCGGCAGGCGACGCTGGGCGAGATGACGCTGGAGGACTTCCTCGTGAAGGCCGGCGTCGTGCGGGGCGCCTTCGCCGGCCACGGCCACGGCGTCGGCATGGTCCCGGCCGGCCCGATGGGCATGCAGCACAACGCGGCTCCTCCCATGATGTACCAggtggcggcagcggcggcgccgCCGCCCGGCGCTGTATACCCGGTGATGGGCGACGGCATGGGGTACCACGGCGGCGGGTACCCCGGGGGCGTGGCGGTGGTGCCGCCCCCGCCGCCGTCTCAGTGCGTGGCGGCCGCCGCCAGCCCGGGGTCGTCGGACGGGATGAGCGCCATGACGCAGGCGGAGATGATGAACTGCATTGGCAACGGAGGGGTGGTCcgcaacggcggcggcggcgcgcggaaGCGCGACTTCCCCGAGGACGGGTGCACCGAGAAGACCGTGGAGCGACGGCAGCGCCGCATGATCAAGAACCGCGAGTCCGCGGCCCGGTCACGCGCCCGGAAGCAG GCGTATACCGTGGAGCTTGAGGCTGAGCTGAACCATCTCAAGGAGGAGAACGAGCGCCTCAGAGCAGAGGAG AGGACGATTCTGCTGTCGAAGAAAAAGATG CTGGTGGAGAAGATGATGGAGCAGGCAAGGGAGAATGTGAGCGCCAAGAAGGTCGGTCCCGGACTGCGCCGGTGGGGCAGCGCCATGTGGTGA